The genomic stretch tactgttcttaccagccataacatcacacctccaggatgaataaactactgttcttaccagccataacatcacacctccaggatgaataaactactgttcttaccagccataacatcacacctccaggatgaataaactactgttcttaccagccataacatcacacctccaggctgaataaactactgttcttaccagccataacatcacacctccaggatgaataaactactgttcttaccagccataacatcacacctccaggatgaataaactactgttcttaccagccataacatcacacctccaggatgaataaactactgttcttaccagtcataacatcacacctccaggatgaataaactactgttcttaccagccataacatcacacctccaggatgaataaactactgttcttaccagccataacatcacacctccaggctgaataaactactgttcttaccagccataacatcacacctccaggatgaataaactactgttcttaccagccataacatcacacctccaggatgaataaactactgttcttaccagccataacatcacacctccaggatgaataaactactgttcttaccagccataacatcacacctccaggatgaataaactactgttcttaccagccataacatcacacctccaggctgaataaactactgttcttaccagccataacatcacacctccaggatgaataaactactgttcttaccagccataacatcacacctccaggatgaataaactactgttcttaccagccataacatcacacctccaggatgaataaactactgttcttaccagccataacatcacacctccaggatgaataaactactgttcttaccagccataacatcacacctccaggatgaataaactactgttcttaccagccataacatcacacctccaggatgaataaactactgttcttaccagccataacatcacacctccaggctgaataaacgactgttcttaccagccataacatcacacctccaggctgaataaactactgttcttaccagccataacatcacaactccaggatgaataaacgactgttcttaccagccataacatcacacctccaggatgaataaactactgttcttaccagccataacatcacacctccaggatgaataaactactgttcttaccagccataacatcacacctccaggatgaataaagtactgttcttaccagccataacatcacacctccaggatgaataaactactgttcttaccagccataacatcacacctccaggatgaataaactactgttcttaccagccataacatcacacctccaggatgaataaactactgttcttaccagccataacatcacacctccaggatgaataaactactgttcttaccagccataacatcacacctccaggatgaataaactactgttcttaccagccataacatcacacctccaggatgaataaactactgttcttaccagccataacatcacacctccaggatgaataaacgactgttcttaccagccataacatcacacctccaggctgaataaactactgttcttaccagccataacatcacacctccaggatgaataaactactgttcttaccagccataacatcacacctccaggatgaataaactactgttcttaccagccataacatcacacctccaggatgaataaactactgttcttaccagccataacatcacacctccaggatgaataaactactgttcttaccagccataacatcacacctccaggatgaataaactactgttcttaccagccataacatcacatctccaggatgaataaactactgttcttaccagccataacatcacacctccaggatgaataaactactgttcttaccagccataacatcacacctccaggctgaataaactactgttcttaccagccataacatcacacctccaggatgaataaactactgttcttaccagccataacatcacacctccaggatgaataaactactgttcttaccagccataacatcacacctccaggatgaataaactactgttcttaccagccataacatcacacctccaggctgaataaactactgttcttaccagccataacatcacacctccaggatgaataaactactgttcttaccagccataacatcacacctccaggatgaataaactactgttcttaccagccataacatcacacctccaggatgaataaactactgttcttaccagccataacatcacacctccaggctgaataaactactgttcttaccagccataacatcacacctccaggatgaataaactactgttcttaccagccataacatcacacctccaggatgaataaactactgttcttaccagccataacatcacacctccaggatgaataaactactgttcttaccagccataacatcacacctccaggatgaataaactactgttcttaccagccataacatcacacctccaggatgaataaactactgttcttaccagccataacatcacacctccaggatgaataaactactgttcttaccagccataacatcacacctccaggatgaataaactactgttcttaccagccataacatcacatctccaggatgaataaactactgttcttaccagccataacatcacacctccaggatgaataaactactgttcttaccagccataacatcacacctccaggatgaataaacgactgttcttaccagccataacatcacacctccaggatgaataaactactgttcttaccagccataacatcacacctccaggatgaataaactactgttcttaccagccataacatcacacctccaggatgaataaactactgttcttaccagccataacttcacacctccaggatgaataaactactgttcttaccagccataacatcacacctccaggatgaataaacgactgttcttaccagccataacatcacacctccaggctgaataaactactgttcttaccagccataacatcacaactccaggatgaataaacgactgttcttaccagccataacatcacacctccaggatgaataaactactgttcttaccagccataacatcacacctccaggatgaataaactactgttcttaccagccataacatcacacctccaggatgaataaactactgttcttaccagccataacatcacacctccaggctgaataaactactgttcttaccagccataacatcacacctccaggatgaataaactactgttcttaccagccataacatcacacctccaggatgaataaactactgttcttaccagccataacatcacacctccaggatgaataaactactgttcttaccagccataacatcacacctccaggatgaataaactactgttcttaccagccataacatcacacctccaggatgaataaactactgttcttaccagccataacatcacacctccaggatgaataaactactgttcttaccagccataacatcacacctccaggatgaataaactactgttcttaccagccataacatcacacctccaggatgaataaactactgttcttaccagccataacatcacacctccaggatgaataaacgactgttcttaccagccataacatcacacctccaggatgaataaacgactgttcttaccagccataacatcacacctccaggatgaataaacgactgttcttaccagccataacatcacacctccaggatgaataaactactgttcttaccagccataacatcacacctccaggatgaataaactactgttcttaccagccataacatcacacctccaggatgaataaactactgttcttaccagccataacatcacacctccaggatgaataaactactgttcttaccagccataacatcacacctccaggatgaataaactactgttcttaccagccataacatcacacctccaggatgaataaactactgttcttaccagccataacatcacacctccaggatgaataaactactgttcttaccagccataacatcacacctccaggatgaataaactactgttcttaccagccataacatcacacctccaggatgaataaactactgttcttaccagccataacatcacacctccaggatgaataaactactgttcttaccagccataacatcacacctccaggatgaataaactaccgttcttaccagccataacatcacacctccaggatgaataaactactgttcttaccagccataacatcacacctccaggatgaataaacgactgttcttaccagccataacatcacacctccaggatgaataaactactgttcttaccagccataacatcacacctccaggatgaataaactactgttcttaccagccataacatcacacctccaggatgaataaactactgttcttaccagccactGAGACTGCATCCCCATTCAcccttctcccaaagtgtgcacacTTCTGGAAAAGGGTTGAGAATTGGAATGAAGCCCAAAGCTGGTGTTGATGAGACAATCCTAGCCAGTATCTAAATGtattggctaacgttagccttgTGGTTTATGTCCAGGTGACCACGGCCGTGGTGAAGGTGGATGAGTACCTGCTAGAGGTGGTGGTGTATCGCCACGGGCGCTCAATCGGAACCTCCTACCCCAAACTACTCAGCAGCAACAACAGGGACCTGTAGTGTGGAGATCTAcgcaccccaaatggcaccctattccctatgtagtgcactgcttttgaccagggcccatagggctagtagtgcactatatagggaatagggtgccatttgggcctagTCAGAATCTCATACAACAATTCAATCATCTAGAATCATCTTTCATGTTAAAGGTTGATTCTGATCTGGAGATCATTGTAGTGTCCTTAGTTTGTTTTAGACCCCATGTTGTTATGAGGTTGTGTCCTCCTCCATCTAATCCTTACCCTCGTTCCCAGGCTCAATTACTACCGCATAGAAAATCCTGCATCATTCACACTAAACTATTATATTAGAGATGACAGTACAGTTGATCCAGGACCAGGATTTTGGACATATTAAagtgttgtctctctctgctAACAGCTCACCTTTCTGTCCTAAATATTCTAAACTGGTCCTTAGTCTTTCACAAACCAGAGGGCTGTTAAGAACATTATTAAAGCATTTTGACAatccatatttatttattttgttagaAAAAAAAGTATGAGCTATGATAGGAACCTGATCGTTTAACATTATATTGACAGTATGGTACTGTTATGAATTGTTTTTAACATATTATTACTTTGTTATGGTTACGGGGCCATATGTCAAGTGGGGGGCATTTCCCAATTgcttgaagaaaataaaacaggTTTACAAGTATACCATCTTAGCTTCTTCTGTACTTTTATTTTGAAGATTAAAACAACCAATGGTTACAGTACAAGTCTTCCTGGCAGAAAACAATGGTTACAGTACAAGTCTTCCTGGCAGAGAACAATGGTTACAGTACAAGTCTTCCTGGCAGAAAACAATGGTTACAGTACAAGTCTTCCTGGCAGAGAACAATGGTTACAGTACAAGTCTTCCTGTCAGAGAACAATGGTTACAGTACAAGTCTTCCTGGCAGAGAACAATGGTTACAGTACAAGTCTTCCTGTCAGAAAACAATGGTTACAGTACAAGTCTTCCTGGCAGAGAACAATGGTTACAGTACAAGTCTTCCTGTCAGAGAACAATGGTTACAGTACAAGTCTTCCTGGCAGAGAACAATGGTTACAGTACAAGTCTTCCTGGCAGAAAACAATGGTTACAGTACAAGTCTTCCTGGCAGAAAACAATGGTTACAGTACAAGTCTTCCTGGCAGAAAACAATGGTTACAGTACACGTCTTCCTGGCAGAGAACAATGGTTACAGTACAAGTCTTCCTGGCAGAAAACAATGGTTACAGTACAAGTCTTCCTGGCAGAAAACAATGGTTACAGTACAAGTATTCCTGGCAGAGAACAATGGTTACAGTACAAGTCTTCCTGGCAGAAAACAATGGTTACAGTACAAGTCTTCCTGGCAGAGAACAATGGTTACAGTACAAGTCTTCCTGGCAGAAAACAATGGTTACAGTACAAGTCTTCCTAGCAGAGAACAATGGTTACAGTACAAGTCTTCCTGGCAGAGAACAATGGTTACAGTACAAGTCTTCCTGGCAGAGAACAATCCAATCATGTAAGACTAGCGTAGGTGAAACTATAATTTCCATGGAGATCTCAGGTTTATTTGATTCAATAATAGTAGGTTACATGAATGATGCATCAAAAGTAATCATGATCTGACTAAGAACAGGTCTGTAATGAGGAATGTAATACTGATAGAAATGCATACTAATTAACATATGAAAACATAAAAATAATATAGTTTAGATTAAAAGCATGGATTGTAAGAATAGTATAAATGTCACTACTGTCATTACTCATTATCTTCCACCTCCATGGCTTCCACTCCTGTGGCTTCCACTCCTGTGGCTTCCACTCCTGTGGCTTCCACTCCTGTGGCTTCCACTCCTGTGGCTTCCACTCTATCAAAGAGAAACTGGTAGAAGGTTCTCTGCTCTCCCTGATCTGTAGCTGAAGTGTTCCTGTTGAACTGCAGCTTCTCCTGAAATGCCGTGAACAGACTGTCATTAACAGACTCTGTCTTGACTCTTTCCAGCACTACGTCTAATTGCCAACTCCCCTGGTTCAGGAATCCCTGTAGCACATCAACTCTTTTCCCTACGCACCGCTTGGATGATGATCCTCTGAAGTGTGCGTGACAGGGGAATGGCATACTCTATGATACTCTGGGTTTTCTTGCTTTTACCCTCGTAGGGAGTAGCCTGCTGTATGCATAGCTATCAGCTGGCAGTACACATTGAAGACTGGAGAGCCAGAGGCACCGTGGAAGAAACAAGTGTCATAGGTAATCCTTTCTGTGTCCGTCGGTAGACGTGTCTTGATGTCCCCGTTCTCCACCAAATATCTGTTAGTTATGACATGCAAGAATTCCTCATTTTCTTTGACATGTTTTTCTACAGCTCGTTCACGATCTCCATATGGAATGATAAAGCAGGGGTCTTTCTTTTTCACCCCACCCTCGGGGTGGCCGATGATGCAGATTCCACCTTCTGGAGATGGAAAGCTGAAGGTGTCAAGCAAGCCTGAAGGCAAGGTGATGTCAGGATCTGCGCTAAGCTCCAGCAAGGCGAAGTCAATATACCCTGAATCATCTTTTTCATAGGCTACAACCTCACTTTTCACTGGTATATTTGGTGTTCTCTCATCCAGGTCTTCAAAGTCAAACGTgactgttactgattgttgcagCTTGTTTGTGATTTGCTCATAGATTTTCTGGACAACATGGGCGTTTGTAAGGATGAACTTGTCAAACAGAAGGAAGCCAGTTCCTGTTGCTTTCCCTTTAATGATCACCAGACAAACAGAAGCACTCAGCTCTATTAGCCTCTTCAGTTTTTTAATCTCTTGGAAGCTCTGTGTTTTCTTTCCAAACTCTACTCTTAAGAATTGTTGCACGTCTGAAGGCTTTTTCaacttctctctgtctttcatgtGATTGACCAAACCTGCATACTGGGAACGCAGGGTGTTTAGGATCTCTTGAGAGTTTGGAATCTCACGCCATTTTTGCTTCTCCATCAGAGATCTACCATCTTTTCCCGCCTCCGTTGACTGCAACTTTGTTTTAGCTGTgtctggtgtagtaggattctgaGGAGAGAGCCCTGCTTCTGATGTTACACCATGGGGTTCGGACAGCTCTTCAGTTGGCGTGTTGCCAAAATCCTCAAGACTATCTTGTGACTGAGATACACCACCGACAAGATCTGCAGTCACAACCAACATTTTCCCATCAAGACCATCAACTGGCTGGGACATCTCTGTGATGACATCCATCTCTGACTCAGAAAGAAGACAGCGTTTTCTGAAGACGGTTTCAGCAAATCGCCCATCTCTCCTCAAGGCTTGCTTCACCTTTTCCCCTTCGTATGCGTACACACAAACATATGTCACTTTCTTCCTTAGCTCTGGGTTTCTTATTACTTTCCTTATAATAGTTTTTCCACCCCTAGTTTTAACATTGAAAGTCATCAACTTGCCAGGTTGCATTTTATTTTTGTTCCTCTGTTTGGAATGGCCCTGGGTATATGAAGAACTGCCACTACCTGGATCTTTGATGAAGGTGACTGTCACTAGCTCATTGTTATCAATTAAATGGCAGGGGAAATGTGTACTGACAGCTGCCCTTGGCTCTTTTTCTCTTTGGATGACAACTTCCATCCcttgtttttcctttgtcatgtTCTTGAACGCCTTGATTGTTTGCAGTGCATCCAGGACCGTTCCATGTTTATGGCATGTAACCCTGAATTGTTTGTATCCGAGCGGTATCGGAAGGAATGGCTTCCATCATGTGCTTCTTTCTGTGACAGAAGAGATGGAAGTGTAAAGGCTCAGGGGATTACAACCACAGTCTCCCTCTCAGGAAACCAACGTCAACCGTTGGGCCAAGGGGGAACTTCCTCTTGGCCcgagggtgacactgattttaAGTCGCAGGCAGAGCTAACTCATCACGAGAGCGTGAGTCCGCCTCACAGAAGCCTAAATTAAAAAGAAGCCTCATAATTGACTGTTATTAATGAACAGACAAATACATTGGAAAAGCTAAACAGTATCAACTGAAGCAAACATAGGAAGATGAATGCATATCTAACCTTGATAACAGGATCCTGAGATTGGCAAGATGTTCCTGGCTGGTTGTCCGAGGAGTTCCTCTGATGACAAGTCTGGAATGCATGAGTTACAACATATAGCTTACATCAACTACAATAATAAGAAAGGGTCATTTTGTGTGACTAACTTCAGCTGTCCAGATGTATTGTTATGTTAGTGGAATAATTTTTTATGTTTAAATTGTTAGAGGCTAGTATAGTAGTGACTGTATTATAAATACTAGTGTGATAGTAGCctttagtagtagtggtagtagtaaaagcggtggtggtattggtactagtagtagtagtagtagtagttttgtAATAATGGTGgcaatggtggtggtagtggtagtagtatggtgtagtattagtggtagtagtagtagtagtggtgagtATTGGTGGTAGTAGtgagtggtggtagtagtagtagtagtagtggtagtagtagtagcagtagtagtagtagtagtagtagcagtagtagtagtagtacgtaGTGGTAATAGTGAGTCGTAGTAatcgtagtagtagcagtagtagtagtggtggtagtggtagtagtcgTGAGTAGTAGTCGTTgtcgtagtagtagcagtggtagtagtagtagtggtagtggtagtagtagtcgtagtagtcgtagtagcagcagaagtagtagtagtggtagtagtggtagtagcagaagtagtagcagaagtagtagtggtagtagtagtagcagttgtagtagtagtagtcgtagtagtagcagtggtagtagtaatggtagtaatggtaatagtagtagtggtagtagtagtagtagtagtagtagtagtagcagtagtggtagtagtagtagtagtagtagtagtagtagcagtagtagtagtagtcgtagtggTAATAGTAGTCGTAGTAatcgtagtagtagcagtagtagtagtggtggtagtggtagtagtcgtagtagtagtcgttgtcgtagtagtagcagtggtagtagtagtagtggtagtggtagtagtagtcgtagtagtcgtagtagcagcagaagtagtagtagtggtagtagtggtagtagcagagtagtagtggagtagtagtagcagttgtagtagtggtagtagtagtagcagtcgtagtagtagcagtggtagtagtaatggtggtaatggtaatgtagtagtggtggtagtagtagtagtagtagtagtagtagcagtagtggtggtagtagtagtagtggtagtagtagtagtagtagtggtagtggcgtagtagtagtagtagtggtggtagtggtagtagtagaagtagtcgtcgtagtagtagtagcagtggtagtagtaatggtagtaatggtactagtagtagtagcagtagtagtagtagtatggtgtagtattagtggtggtggtagcagtggtagtagtaatggtagtagtagtagtagtagtagtggtggtaatagtagtagtagtggtagtagtagtaatagtagtagtggtagtggtggtagtagtagtagtggtagtagtagtaatagtagtagtggtagtggtggtagtagtagtagtggtagtagtagtagtagtagtagtagtagtagtagtagtagtagtagtggtggcaaTATTAGTGGTATTGGTAGAAGTCGACAAGTTAATAGGgatatttattgtatttcaaaagtaACATTGAATTGCGTATGGTTTtcacgcaaccaaatatcaacatttgaaggagattcaTCTTCTGCTTGAATAGTTCCATTTGTGCCTCTGAcaatctggctttaattccagtttgtctacaaattaataatgtaTATGTTGGATTCAGGTCTCCATCTAAACCAAAAATTTAAGTAAaaaaataggactaaatcaaagcaaactttaaatgcactttatttatttcaactttgATTTtttggttcgatcccgggctgtttcgctgccggccacgaccgggagacccatgagacgGGCGCACAATtgccccagcgtcgtccgggttagggggagggtttggctggctgggatgtccttgtcccataaccaccactataactgttcctctgtctggagatacaactcaccactataactgttcctctgtctggagatacaactcaccactataactgttcctctgtctggagacacaactcaccactataactgttcctctgtctggagatacaactcaccactataactgttcctctgtctggagatacaactcaccactataactgttcctctgtctggagatacaactcaccactataacggttcctctgtctggagatacaactcaccactataactgttcctctgtctggagatacaactcaccactataactgttcctctgtctggagatacaactcaccactataactgttcctctgtctggagatacaactcaccactataactgttcctctgtctggagatacaactcaccactataactgttcctctgtctggagatacaactcaccactataactgttcctctgtctggagatacaactcaccactataactgttcctctgtctggagatacaactcaccactataactgttcctctgtctggagatacaactcattactataactgttcctctgtctggagacacaactcaccactataactgttcctctgcctggagatacaactcaccactataactgttcctctgtctggagatacaactcaccactataactgttcctctgtctggagatacaactcaccactataactgttcctctgtctggagatacaactcaccactataactgttcctctgtctggagatacaactcaccactataactgttcctctgcctggagacacaactcaccactataactgttcctctgtctggagatacaactcaccactataactgttcctctgtctggagatacaactcaccactataactgttcctctgtctggagatacaactcaccactataactgttcctctgtctggagacacaactcaccactataactgttcctctgtctggagatacaactcaccactataactgttcctctgtctggagatacaactcaccactataaatgttcctctgtctggagatacaactcaccaatataattgttcctctgtctggagatacaactcaccactataactgggcctctgtctggagatacaactcaccactataactgttcctctgtctggagatacaactcaccactataactgggcctctgtctggagatacaactcaccactataactgttcctctgtctggagatacaactc from Coregonus clupeaformis isolate EN_2021a chromosome 21, ASM2061545v1, whole genome shotgun sequence encodes the following:
- the LOC123481566 gene encoding serine protease FAM111A-like gives rise to the protein MTKEKQGMEVVIQREKEPRAAVSTHFPCHLIDNNELVTVTFIKDPGSGSSSYTQGHSKQRNKNKMQPGKLMTFNVKTRGGKTIIRKVIRNPELRKKVTYVCVYAYEGEKVKQALRRDGRFAETVFRKRCLLSESEMDVITEMSQPVDGLDGKMLVVTADLVGGVSQSQDSLEDFGNTPTEELSEPHGVTSEAGLSPQNPTTPDTAKTKLQSTEAGKDGRSLMEKQKWREIPNSQEILNTLRSQYAGLVNHMKDREKLKKPSDVQQFLRVEFGKKTQSFQEIKKLKRLIELSASVCLVIIKGKATGTGFLLFDKFILTNAHVVQKIYEQITNKLQQSVTVTFDFEDLDERTPNIPVKSEVVAYEKDDSGYIDFALLELSADPDITLPSGLLDTFSFPSPEGGICIIGHPEGGVKKKDPCFIIPYGDRERAVEKHVKENEEFLHVITNRYLVENGDIKTRLPTDTERITYDTCFFHGASGSPVFNVYCQLIAMHTAGYSLRG